A section of the Luteitalea sp. genome encodes:
- a CDS encoding MFS transporter: protein MTDPTINRSRLFIGCIVSLVATAFGFAVRAAILEDWRTDFNLTQEQIGYVQGAGLFPFAISIILFSLIIDRIGNGVSMAIAFTLHVLSAVITLAAPAMLADPGAGPEAVVAGQKAGFALLYIGTFTFALGNGTIEAVVNPVTATLYSREKTRYLNILHAGWPGGLVLGGLLAILVSDLDPASMPGRLWQWQVALVLLPTFAYGLMLFKQRFPVQERVAANVPYFDMLREFGAGSCFIVCFFLIAGLNQILVILGVPTVGLMAQLGLALIPAVLFALYVRSFGRPVFVILLVVMVLLATTELGTDSWIADIMRSVLESPTLGMLFLVWTSLIMFVLRFFAGPIVHRIGPLGLLAASAAIAVIGLLWLSSAGTAPAMLFLAATFYGLGKTFFWPTTLGVVSEQYPRGGALMLNAIAGVGMISVGTIGNPAIGAVQDNAATSEIRAADPALAQQVVSLRPGLFGESYALDPAQRTLLADRQAAAAARVQESLEAEIGDGELPEDRLQTALAADPEHAALQRQSDLITGVDSRTKQQTLAKIAILPAIMLACYLGLIAYFRATGGYRAKHLVPEDVAG from the coding sequence ATGACCGATCCGACGATCAATCGCAGCCGACTCTTCATCGGATGCATCGTCTCTCTCGTTGCCACTGCATTCGGCTTTGCGGTACGCGCGGCGATTCTGGAGGACTGGCGCACGGACTTCAACCTCACCCAGGAGCAGATCGGCTATGTCCAGGGCGCCGGTCTCTTCCCCTTTGCGATCTCGATCATCCTCTTCAGTCTCATCATCGACCGCATCGGCAACGGCGTCTCGATGGCCATCGCCTTCACGCTGCACGTGCTCTCGGCGGTCATTACGCTTGCCGCGCCCGCCATGCTCGCCGACCCCGGCGCCGGTCCAGAGGCGGTCGTCGCGGGACAAAAAGCGGGCTTTGCGCTGTTGTACATCGGGACGTTCACCTTCGCGCTGGGTAACGGCACCATCGAGGCGGTCGTCAATCCGGTCACCGCGACGCTCTATAGCCGCGAGAAGACTCGCTACCTCAACATCCTGCACGCGGGGTGGCCTGGCGGCTTGGTGCTCGGGGGGCTGCTCGCGATTCTGGTCAGCGACCTCGATCCCGCGAGCATGCCTGGCCGGCTGTGGCAGTGGCAGGTGGCCCTCGTGCTGCTGCCGACCTTCGCCTATGGCCTCATGCTCTTCAAGCAGCGCTTCCCGGTTCAGGAGCGGGTGGCCGCCAACGTTCCGTACTTCGACATGCTGCGTGAGTTCGGTGCCGGGAGCTGCTTCATCGTCTGCTTCTTTCTCATTGCCGGGCTCAATCAGATTCTGGTGATTCTCGGTGTGCCGACGGTCGGCCTCATGGCGCAGCTCGGGCTCGCGCTGATTCCAGCCGTTCTGTTCGCGCTGTATGTGAGAAGCTTCGGGCGACCTGTATTCGTGATCCTTCTCGTTGTCATGGTGCTGCTTGCCACGACTGAGCTGGGAACCGACAGTTGGATCGCCGATATCATGCGGAGCGTCCTGGAGAGCCCGACGCTGGGAATGCTGTTCCTGGTGTGGACCTCGCTGATCATGTTCGTCCTGCGCTTCTTCGCTGGGCCCATCGTGCACAGAATCGGACCGCTCGGCCTGCTGGCCGCGTCCGCGGCGATTGCGGTCATCGGCCTGCTCTGGCTGTCCTCGGCCGGGACCGCGCCGGCCATGCTCTTCCTCGCCGCGACGTTCTACGGTCTGGGCAAGACGTTCTTCTGGCCGACGACGCTCGGGGTGGTGAGCGAGCAGTATCCGCGAGGAGGAGCGCTCATGCTGAATGCGATTGCGGGTGTCGGCATGATCTCCGTCGGCACGATCGGCAATCCTGCGATTGGCGCTGTGCAGGACAACGCGGCTACCTCAGAGATCCGTGCCGCGGATCCTGCCCTTGCGCAGCAGGTCGTGTCGCTGCGCCCGGGGCTCTTCGGCGAGTCCTACGCCCTCGACCCGGCGCAGCGGACGCTGTTGGCGGACAGGCAGGCTGCGGCTGCCGCGCGCGTGCAGGAAAGCCTCGAGGCCGAGATCGGCGATGGCGAGCTGCCTGAGGACAGACTCCAAACGGCGCTCGCCGCTGATCCGGAGCACGCGGCCCTCCAGCGACAGAGCGACCTGATTACTGGTGTAGACAGCCGCACGAAACAGCAGACGCTGGCCAAGATTGCCATCCTTCCGGCGATCATGCTCGCCTGTTATCTGGGGCTGATTGCCTATTTCCGGGCAACCGGCGGATACAGGGCCAAGCATCTCGT
- a CDS encoding dehydrogenase, whose amino-acid sequence MTRNISATRRVGLGLGGALVLASALLAPAQMQVPDQPTAPRPPGDVTEQAADAKPIEVLVIAREQQPRGEPSSTMFTSLTAPLARRGIQLTHVATLEEALTPAKVTHYDALMVYGEQPALTPEQEKVLLDFVEGGKGLLAVHSAAPTTSTSKAYVDLVGSDIQSAGGGDAGSADAGSATLEIVEPSHPILQDVKPFPASGEASPSTQQRPADRTALIERVAGERREPWTWVRTQGQGRIFYSAPGQDESTWNDPSFQKLFEQGIVWAVDEATRQSWTQLKMPEVTYVEGFNVPNYEKRAPAPKYQLPFTPEESMKFMQTPAEFRLELFASEPDIVKPISFSFDERGRLWLIETMDYPNKILDGRPGSDRIRILEDTNGDGRADKFTVFAEHLNIPTSLVFANGGVIVSQAPHFLFLKDTDGDDKADVREILSTGWGTEDTHAGPSNLQYGPDNYIWGVLGYSGFDGEIDGKPFEFSQGAYRFKPDGSEFEYMTGSTNNTWGLGFSETFDVFGSTANNDPSWYLAIPNRYFEGIEGLPDAGRSGPGYQSAARFYAAHYTTPYIRQVDVFDGYTAAAGHHLYTARAFPKEYWNRIAFLNEPTAHLIGQGIMEKEGASFVTRDGWNLLAGAEEWVAPVHAQVGPDGAVWVADWYNFIQQHNPTPPGHSVGRGNAYETSMRDHQRGRIYRIVYEDAPDAKKRSLSKTDPAGLVDALAADNMFWRTTAQRLLVERARKDVVPQLLALVRNRSVDTIGTNGGALHALWTLHGLGELAGTNTEAYGVAVEALKHPAAGVRKAAAMVLPHTPEAGSAVIAAGLLSDPDLHTRLAATLVLAEMPASPAIGEALYTESQKEENYADRWLSRALYIAAHRHQDGFMSSYREDDKAMPSGELPVSLRIGKLKPDWRTPDARSLDGEWTAMEVPGNWEERGLSDFDGVVWFTRTVDLTPTEARSKLSLGQVGNSAEAWVNGMSVSENARQGGRGSPQVFWLPAGALRAGQNAITVRIQNYRNDGGFLGPAESMAIQSGKDETPLAGAWKYRVERQTNAGTLYAKPGELAAHVALTVAGGAARTAEATLAPDAPEEPDMVLHLAVIPGQMKYDLGELTVSAGQLVELVFKNPDALQHNVVLGAPGTLEQIGLAADQMAASPDGLEREYIPDMPEVLFATELVDPGDTVTVQFRAPADPGEYPYLCTFPAHWQVMNGVLKVVAGSSRD is encoded by the coding sequence ATGACGCGCAACATCTCCGCTACTCGACGTGTGGGGCTCGGCCTCGGCGGCGCGCTCGTGCTCGCGTCGGCCCTTCTCGCTCCAGCACAGATGCAAGTGCCCGATCAGCCGACCGCGCCTCGCCCGCCGGGTGATGTCACCGAACAGGCAGCTGACGCGAAGCCGATCGAGGTGCTGGTGATTGCACGGGAACAGCAGCCTCGGGGGGAGCCCTCGTCGACGATGTTCACGTCGTTGACGGCCCCACTGGCGCGCCGCGGAATTCAGCTCACGCATGTTGCGACGCTGGAGGAAGCGCTGACCCCGGCGAAGGTGACGCACTACGACGCGTTGATGGTCTACGGGGAACAGCCCGCGCTGACGCCGGAACAAGAGAAGGTTCTCTTGGATTTCGTCGAAGGTGGCAAAGGCCTCTTGGCCGTCCATTCGGCCGCGCCGACCACTTCCACGTCGAAGGCGTATGTTGACCTCGTCGGAAGCGACATCCAGTCTGCCGGCGGCGGCGATGCAGGCAGCGCCGACGCGGGCAGCGCGACTCTCGAGATCGTCGAGCCGTCACATCCGATCTTGCAGGACGTGAAGCCGTTCCCGGCCAGCGGGGAAGCCTCGCCATCTACGCAACAGCGTCCCGCCGACCGGACGGCCTTGATCGAGCGTGTCGCAGGAGAGCGCCGAGAGCCATGGACGTGGGTGCGCACGCAGGGCCAAGGACGGATCTTCTACTCGGCGCCGGGACAGGACGAGAGCACCTGGAATGATCCAAGCTTCCAGAAGCTGTTTGAGCAGGGCATCGTGTGGGCCGTCGACGAGGCGACGCGTCAATCCTGGACGCAGCTGAAGATGCCGGAGGTCACGTACGTCGAAGGCTTCAACGTGCCGAATTATGAGAAGCGTGCCCCTGCGCCGAAGTATCAGTTGCCCTTTACGCCGGAGGAGTCGATGAAGTTCATGCAGACTCCTGCCGAGTTCAGGTTGGAGCTGTTCGCGAGCGAGCCGGACATCGTCAAGCCCATCTCCTTTTCGTTCGACGAGCGAGGGCGGCTCTGGCTGATCGAGACGATGGATTATCCCAACAAGATCCTCGACGGGCGGCCTGGAAGTGACAGGATCAGGATTCTCGAAGACACCAACGGGGATGGGCGCGCCGACAAGTTCACGGTGTTCGCCGAGCACCTCAACATCCCCACGAGCCTCGTCTTTGCCAACGGCGGGGTTATCGTCTCACAGGCGCCGCACTTCCTCTTCTTGAAAGACACGGATGGAGACGACAAGGCGGACGTGCGCGAGATCTTGAGCACCGGCTGGGGCACCGAGGATACGCACGCCGGGCCGTCGAACTTGCAGTACGGACCGGACAATTACATTTGGGGTGTCCTCGGCTACTCGGGATTTGACGGTGAGATCGACGGGAAGCCGTTCGAGTTCAGTCAAGGCGCCTATCGCTTCAAACCGGATGGGAGCGAGTTCGAGTACATGACCGGCTCGACCAACAACACGTGGGGCCTCGGGTTCTCCGAGACGTTCGACGTGTTCGGGTCGACCGCCAACAACGACCCGAGCTGGTACTTGGCGATCCCGAACCGATACTTCGAAGGCATCGAGGGCCTGCCGGACGCCGGGCGCAGTGGGCCCGGTTATCAGAGCGCGGCCAGGTTCTATGCGGCGCACTACACGACACCCTATATCCGTCAGGTCGACGTGTTTGACGGCTACACGGCTGCCGCCGGTCATCATCTCTATACCGCGCGCGCGTTTCCGAAGGAGTATTGGAATCGCATTGCCTTCCTCAATGAGCCGACCGCCCATCTGATCGGGCAGGGGATCATGGAAAAGGAGGGCGCCAGCTTCGTCACGCGGGACGGGTGGAACCTCCTCGCGGGCGCCGAGGAGTGGGTGGCCCCGGTGCACGCACAGGTTGGCCCGGATGGCGCGGTGTGGGTGGCGGACTGGTACAACTTCATCCAGCAGCACAACCCGACGCCGCCGGGGCACAGCGTCGGCCGTGGGAATGCCTATGAGACGTCGATGCGCGACCACCAGCGCGGCCGCATCTACCGTATCGTTTACGAGGACGCGCCGGACGCGAAGAAACGCTCGCTATCCAAGACGGACCCGGCAGGTCTCGTCGACGCGCTTGCCGCAGACAACATGTTCTGGCGAACTACGGCGCAGCGCCTGCTCGTCGAGCGGGCACGGAAAGACGTCGTGCCCCAGCTCCTCGCGCTCGTCCGCAACCGATCAGTGGACACCATTGGAACCAACGGCGGTGCTCTCCACGCGCTGTGGACGCTACACGGCTTGGGCGAGCTCGCCGGCACCAACACCGAAGCCTACGGCGTGGCCGTCGAAGCGCTGAAACATCCGGCGGCCGGCGTACGCAAGGCGGCCGCCATGGTGCTGCCTCATACCCCGGAGGCTGGCAGCGCCGTCATTGCTGCGGGGCTGCTGAGCGACCCGGATCTCCACACGCGGCTGGCGGCGACCCTCGTCCTCGCGGAGATGCCGGCATCGCCGGCGATTGGCGAGGCGCTCTACACGGAAAGCCAGAAAGAGGAGAACTACGCCGACAGATGGTTGAGCCGTGCGCTGTACATCGCCGCCCATCGTCATCAGGATGGTTTCATGTCGTCGTATCGCGAAGACGACAAGGCAATGCCGTCCGGCGAGCTACCGGTCTCGTTGAGAATCGGCAAGCTGAAGCCAGACTGGCGGACGCCGGACGCTCGCAGCCTGGACGGCGAATGGACGGCCATGGAGGTGCCTGGCAACTGGGAAGAGCGCGGGCTGTCAGACTTCGATGGTGTGGTGTGGTTCACGCGCACGGTAGACCTGACGCCAACGGAAGCCAGGAGCAAGCTCTCATTGGGGCAAGTCGGCAACTCCGCAGAGGCCTGGGTCAATGGGATGTCGGTGTCCGAGAACGCGAGGCAGGGCGGCCGAGGGAGCCCGCAGGTCTTCTGGCTACCGGCGGGAGCGCTGCGCGCCGGCCAGAACGCCATCACCGTACGCATCCAGAACTACAGAAACGATGGCGGATTTCTCGGACCGGCGGAGTCGATGGCAATTCAGTCCGGAAAGGACGAAACACCGCTGGCAGGCGCTTGGAAGTACCGGGTAGAGCGTCAGACCAACGCCGGTACGCTGTATGCGAAGCCGGGCGAGCTTGCCGCACACGTCGCGTTGACCGTGGCTGGCGGAGCAGCGCGTACCGCCGAGGCCACGCTGGCACCGGACGCGCCGGAAGAGCCCGACATGGTCCTGCATCTTGCCGTGATACCAGGACAGATGAAATACGACCTCGGTGAGCTGACCGTGAGTGCAGGACAGCTCGTCGAGCTCGTCTTTAAGAATCCGGATGCGCTGCAGCACAACGTCGTGCTCGGCGCCCCGGGAACACTCGAACAGATCGGCCTGGCGGCGGACCAGATGGCGGCATCACCGGACGGCTTGGAACGAGAGTACATTCCGGACATGCCGGAGGTGCTCTTTGCCACGGAGCTCGTCGATCCGGGCGACACGGTGACGGTCCAATTCAGAGCGCCGGCCGATCCGGGTGAGTACCCGTATCTCTGCACGTTCCCGGCGCACTGGCAGGTGATGAATGGGGTGTTGAAGGTGGTGGCGGGTAGCAGCAGGGATTAG
- the eboC gene encoding UbiA-like protein EboC (EboC, a homolog the polyprenyltransferase UbiA, belongs to system of proteins involved in the trafficking of precursor metabolites to an extracytoplasmic compartment so that the biosynthesis of certain natural products, such as scytonemin, can be completed.) encodes MTSAARPRDMTVLLRGYLELLRPANVVTAAADVLAGYGVAGLGNPQALPWLLVATSCLYGGGVVLNDYFDRAIDQVERPERPIPSGRVAAAGAAWLGGVLLVAGVIAASQATRAAGVIAGATAGCVLLYDAWGKQRRLFAPVNMGLCRALNLLLGIAAVPVVLAEAWPLALVPLVYIGAVTALSRGEVHGGQRGVAVSALISLMIVLIALITMTVSPGNRSVSGLVLVLFLAWRVLPPFWRACRMSGPGPIRQAVKAGVLSLVLVDASIGATYAGPVYGLVILATAPVASGLARLFPVT; translated from the coding sequence ATGACGTCAGCTGCCCGGCCGCGCGACATGACCGTCCTCTTGCGGGGTTACCTCGAGCTCCTCCGGCCGGCGAATGTCGTGACCGCGGCGGCGGATGTCCTGGCCGGCTACGGCGTGGCAGGGCTCGGCAATCCGCAGGCGCTGCCGTGGCTCTTGGTTGCGACGAGCTGCCTGTACGGCGGCGGGGTCGTTCTCAACGACTACTTCGACCGCGCGATCGACCAGGTCGAGCGACCCGAGCGGCCCATTCCGAGTGGCCGCGTGGCGGCAGCCGGTGCGGCATGGCTCGGAGGGGTGCTGCTCGTGGCCGGTGTGATCGCCGCGAGTCAGGCGACGCGCGCGGCCGGCGTGATTGCTGGCGCCACGGCGGGCTGTGTTCTGCTCTACGACGCCTGGGGCAAACAGAGGAGGCTGTTCGCCCCCGTGAACATGGGCCTCTGCCGTGCGCTCAACCTATTGCTCGGCATCGCGGCGGTCCCGGTGGTGCTAGCCGAGGCGTGGCCCCTGGCGCTCGTTCCCTTGGTTTACATCGGTGCCGTCACGGCGCTCAGTCGGGGCGAGGTGCATGGCGGGCAGCGCGGGGTCGCGGTCTCTGCTCTGATATCCTTAATGATTGTTCTGATTGCCTTGATCACGATGACCGTGAGCCCGGGGAATCGGTCGGTGTCGGGGCTGGTGCTGGTGCTCTTCCTCGCCTGGCGCGTGCTGCCGCCGTTCTGGAGGGCGTGCCGGATGTCCGGGCCGGGCCCAATCAGGCAGGCCGTCAAGGCGGGCGTGTTGTCGCTGGTGCTCGTCGACGCCTCGATTGGCGCGACCTACGCCGGCCCCGTCTACGGGTTGGTCATCTTGGCGACGGCTCCCGTCGCTAGCGGGCTGGCCCGATTGTTTCCCGTAACCTGA